One stretch of Rhodohalobacter mucosus DNA includes these proteins:
- a CDS encoding ABC transporter permease, whose translation MFLKLAWRNIWRNKRRTLITVSSVMFAVVFALSLESLERGGHNLMVDNMTRFHTGYIQIQDSRFEDEPSLDNTITYDSSLVRRVASVSDDIEFTVPRLETFMLAAGDEQTRGAMVLGIEADAEDKMNDLRSRITAGEFFSSGNGSAVLAEGIASRLELAVGDTLVLLGQGRFGMTAAGKFAVSGLVNHPVRDMSNQLVYLSLQDAQWLTSAEDQITSLLVMPESVSESFTVAESLRSEFDGENYNILTWRQLIPELVEALEFDRAGTKLYMGILYVIIGFGIFGTILTMTLERMREFGILLAVGMHRIRLASVVFLETFFMSILGVIAGFALGSIILLYFRENPIRITGDAAEIIRDYGMEPIMPTAIAGDIFLWQGLVVFTLTIFISLYPVIKIATLNILEASRT comes from the coding sequence ATGTTCCTCAAACTGGCCTGGCGAAATATCTGGAGAAACAAGCGAAGGACGCTGATTACCGTCAGTTCAGTCATGTTTGCCGTGGTGTTTGCACTCTCCCTGGAGTCGCTGGAACGCGGCGGCCACAACCTGATGGTAGACAACATGACCCGTTTTCACACAGGGTACATACAAATTCAGGATTCCCGGTTTGAAGATGAACCCTCTCTCGACAACACCATTACCTACGATTCGTCACTGGTTAGACGGGTTGCCTCCGTTTCAGACGACATAGAGTTCACGGTGCCCCGTCTTGAAACCTTTATGCTCGCAGCAGGCGATGAGCAAACCCGCGGTGCCATGGTGCTGGGTATTGAAGCCGACGCGGAAGATAAAATGAATGACCTCCGCAGCCGCATTACCGCAGGTGAGTTTTTTTCATCCGGAAACGGTTCTGCCGTGCTCGCTGAAGGTATTGCTTCGAGGCTTGAGCTCGCCGTCGGTGATACATTGGTATTGCTTGGTCAGGGCCGTTTTGGAATGACTGCAGCGGGCAAATTCGCGGTAAGCGGTTTGGTGAATCATCCGGTTCGGGATATGAGTAATCAGCTTGTCTACCTCTCCCTGCAGGATGCGCAATGGCTTACTTCCGCTGAAGACCAGATCACCTCCTTGCTGGTGATGCCGGAAAGCGTCAGCGAATCGTTCACAGTTGCAGAGTCGCTCAGAAGCGAGTTTGATGGCGAGAACTACAACATTCTGACGTGGAGACAGCTGATTCCTGAACTGGTTGAAGCGCTGGAATTTGACCGCGCAGGCACCAAGCTCTACATGGGTATACTTTATGTCATCATCGGGTTCGGAATCTTCGGAACTATCCTGACGATGACCCTGGAGCGAATGAGGGAATTCGGCATTCTCCTTGCCGTTGGCATGCACCGCATCCGGCTGGCTTCCGTTGTCTTTCTGGAAACCTTTTTTATGAGCATCCTGGGCGTAATTGCGGGCTTTGCACTGGGCAGCATCATTTTATTGTATTTCCGTGAAAACCCGATTCGAATAACAGGTGATGCAGCCGAAATTATCAGAGACTACGGGATGGAGCCCATTATGCCAACAGCGATTGCCGGTGACATCTTTCTATGGCAGGGGCTTGTTGTTTTTACACTTACAATTTTTATCAGTCTCTATCCTGTTATTAAAATTGCAACCCTGAACATCCTGGAAGCTTCCAGAACATAA
- a CDS encoding DUF4212 domain-containing protein: MNNKAQQYWRQNLIYLASLLAVWFIVSYGAGILFVDWLDQFRMGGFKLGFWFAQQGSIYVFVILIFIYVWLMNRLDKKYDFDELEESEK, encoded by the coding sequence ATGAACAACAAAGCTCAACAATACTGGCGGCAGAACCTGATCTACCTCGCCTCCCTTCTGGCGGTCTGGTTCATCGTGTCGTATGGTGCAGGCATCCTGTTTGTCGACTGGCTCGACCAGTTCCGAATGGGCGGTTTCAAGCTGGGATTCTGGTTTGCACAGCAGGGATCCATCTACGTCTTTGTGATTCTCATTTTCATCTACGTTTGGCTGATGAACCGGCTTGACAAAAAATATGATTTTGACGAACTGGAGGAGTCCGAAAAATGA
- a CDS encoding aldo/keto reductase, translated as MKKPIHPDGPELSTLSAGMWRLHEWDLSTDDLIRFIEECVEAGVTTFDHADIYGNYGNEALFGNALRERPDLRDKIEIVTKCGICLPVPGKPEYAIQHYNTGEEHIRMSVENSLRNLNTERIDLLLIHRPDPLMDASEVANTFLKLINEQKVRYVGVSNFTPSQFNLLQSAMDECLVTNQVECSVLHTIALFDGTFDQAQRYNASPMIWSPFAGGRLFTGSGDAPHRVRQVLFKLSEKYSASIDQLALAWLMALPCSPFPVLGTGKIERIRSAADALSLNMEKQDWFRILEASRGHPVA; from the coding sequence ATGAAAAAACCAATTCACCCCGATGGCCCCGAATTATCGACACTCTCGGCCGGCATGTGGCGGCTGCATGAATGGGATTTAAGCACAGACGATTTGATCCGGTTTATTGAAGAGTGTGTTGAGGCAGGGGTTACTACATTCGATCATGCCGATATTTACGGCAATTACGGAAATGAAGCCTTGTTCGGAAACGCTCTCAGGGAAAGGCCCGACCTAAGGGATAAGATTGAAATTGTAACCAAATGCGGAATCTGTCTCCCGGTACCCGGAAAACCGGAATACGCGATACAACACTACAATACGGGTGAAGAGCATATCAGGATGTCGGTGGAGAATTCACTCAGAAACCTGAATACAGAGCGGATTGACCTTCTGCTGATACACCGTCCGGATCCACTCATGGATGCCTCAGAGGTAGCCAACACGTTTCTGAAACTGATCAATGAGCAAAAGGTGCGCTATGTGGGCGTCTCAAACTTCACTCCTTCACAATTCAACCTGCTGCAATCTGCCATGGACGAATGCCTTGTCACCAATCAGGTGGAATGCTCTGTTCTGCACACAATCGCTCTGTTTGACGGCACATTTGATCAGGCACAGAGATATAATGCTTCACCCATGATCTGGTCTCCATTTGCCGGCGGAAGGCTTTTTACCGGCAGCGGTGACGCACCCCACAGAGTACGCCAGGTCCTTTTTAAGCTTAGTGAAAAATACAGCGCCTCCATCGATCAGCTTGCCTTGGCCTGGCTTATGGCACTGCCCTGCAGTCCGTTTCCGGTACTGGGAACAGGAAAAATAGAACGAATCCGGTCAGCAGCCGACGCCCTTTCCCTGAATATGGAAAAACAGGACTGGTTCAGGATTCTGGAGGCTTCCAGAGGGCATCCAGTCGCATAA
- a CDS encoding ABC transporter ATP-binding protein, with protein sequence MSIISTHNLSKVYNPETVPVHALRDVNLEFEKGEFTTVRGPSGSGKTTLLNMIGGLDEPSDGYVEIEGTRITGMKDSKLIDFRLHNIGFVFQAYNLIPVFTAFENVNFIMLLQKWDKKKMNERAEELLTAMGLKDKMDSRPKQLSGGEQQRVAVARALASRPRFILADEPTANLDTDSAMSLLDLMEKMNKEEHMTFIFSTHDQRVIDRARRVITMVDGAIDKDERK encoded by the coding sequence ATGTCCATTATATCCACACACAATCTCTCAAAAGTTTACAATCCTGAAACGGTGCCCGTGCATGCTCTGCGGGATGTGAATCTTGAATTCGAAAAAGGAGAATTTACAACGGTTCGGGGTCCGTCGGGCTCGGGCAAAACCACGCTTTTGAATATGATCGGCGGTCTGGATGAACCCAGCGATGGATACGTGGAGATTGAGGGAACACGGATTACCGGAATGAAAGACAGCAAACTGATCGATTTCCGCCTTCACAATATCGGCTTTGTATTTCAGGCCTATAACCTGATCCCCGTATTTACGGCATTCGAAAATGTCAATTTCATCATGCTTCTGCAAAAGTGGGACAAAAAGAAGATGAATGAGCGAGCCGAAGAGTTGTTGACCGCCATGGGTTTGAAAGACAAAATGGATTCTAGGCCCAAGCAGCTTTCGGGCGGAGAACAGCAGCGGGTTGCCGTGGCGAGGGCACTGGCCTCAAGGCCCAGATTTATACTTGCCGATGAACCGACGGCTAACTTGGACACTGACTCTGCCATGAGCCTGCTGGATCTCATGGAAAAGATGAACAAAGAGGAACATATGACCTTTATCTTCTCCACCCACGATCAGCGGGTGATCGATCGGGCCAGAAGGGTGATCACCATGGTCGACGGAGCCATCGATAAGGACGAGAGGAAATAA
- a CDS encoding outer membrane lipoprotein-sorting protein, protein MTEIHCMRKCITSPPVPFLFMGILLLILLPAGLIAQDASEIIERVDQVMRGESSYAEMTMTIERPRYTRKVSMRAWSLGDDYSLIKITEPARDEGTAYLKRENEIWNYVPNIDRTIKMPPSMMSQSWMGSDFTNDDLVRESSITEDYEHSILREDTLRGRESWVLELIPKPEAAVVYGKVLLWVDKEEYIQLRVKNYDQQGEPASTIELTDIREMGGRTLPAKMTLTPADKPDHKTVLEYREIEFNISPEQSFFSLQNMRRKL, encoded by the coding sequence ATGACTGAAATCCATTGCATGCGTAAGTGCATCACCTCACCGCCGGTTCCTTTTTTATTTATGGGAATTCTGCTTCTGATTCTGTTGCCTGCGGGGCTGATAGCTCAGGACGCTTCCGAAATTATTGAGCGTGTTGATCAGGTGATGCGAGGTGAATCGAGTTATGCCGAGATGACCATGACCATCGAACGACCCAGGTACACGCGAAAGGTTTCAATGAGAGCCTGGTCGCTTGGGGATGATTATTCACTGATAAAAATTACAGAACCGGCCCGTGATGAGGGTACGGCCTACCTCAAGCGGGAAAATGAAATCTGGAATTACGTTCCCAACATCGACAGAACCATTAAAATGCCTCCCTCTATGATGTCGCAGTCGTGGATGGGGTCCGACTTTACGAACGATGACCTGGTACGTGAAAGCTCCATAACCGAGGATTATGAACACAGCATCCTCAGGGAGGATACCTTGCGTGGAAGGGAAAGCTGGGTGCTGGAACTGATTCCAAAGCCGGAAGCCGCGGTGGTATACGGTAAAGTGCTGCTATGGGTGGATAAAGAGGAGTATATCCAGCTGCGAGTGAAAAACTATGATCAGCAGGGTGAACCGGCCAGCACAATCGAATTGACCGATATCCGTGAAATGGGGGGACGAACGCTTCCCGCCAAAATGACTCTGACTCCGGCCGACAAACCAGACCATAAGACCGTTCTGGAATACCGGGAGATTGAATTCAATATCTCTCCGGAGCAGTCCTTTTTTTCACTCCAAAATATGCGAAGGAAGTTGTGA
- a CDS encoding ABC transporter permease: MKLILSISWRNIWRHPARSGVLLGAIIAGIWAGMTLSALTNGMIDQRFANMIQEDLTHLQVHQPQFLTEREPAMYMPNADSILKYLQNDTRVESAAARTLVDGMIQSSLTTSGVSVRGVDPVREPETTTFHENLIYGNYLDSDVRNPILLGKRLAEKLNVQIGNRIVLTFQDVNSELSSAAFTISGIFRTNSGPQDERVVFVRSDDLSSILAGQQIYHEIAVMLQNEEMSNEVASDLNNRFDGISAETWYELSPELRYLNDFGNTMTVYIMIVIMLALAFGILNTMLMAIFERMRELGMLMAVGMSKTRIFSMIMTESVVLTFLAAAAGMVLGYVSINMMSENGLDLSAVGGDSLAEFGYDSVIYPFVTGADIVNTAIIVILTALLAAVYPAIKALSLNPGEVVRE, from the coding sequence ATGAAGTTGATTTTATCCATATCCTGGCGAAATATCTGGAGGCATCCGGCTCGCAGCGGTGTACTGCTCGGTGCTATTATAGCAGGTATCTGGGCAGGTATGACCCTCTCCGCATTAACCAACGGTATGATTGATCAGCGGTTTGCCAACATGATTCAGGAAGATCTCACACACCTGCAGGTACATCAGCCTCAATTTCTCACCGAAAGAGAGCCTGCCATGTATATGCCGAATGCAGACTCTATCCTGAAGTACCTTCAAAACGATACCCGGGTTGAAAGCGCGGCGGCAAGAACACTTGTCGACGGAATGATTCAGTCGTCTCTCACAACGTCCGGTGTTTCCGTACGCGGCGTAGATCCGGTGAGGGAACCCGAAACAACCACTTTTCATGAAAACCTGATCTATGGCAACTACCTGGACTCCGATGTTCGAAATCCGATTCTTCTTGGCAAGAGGCTGGCTGAGAAATTAAATGTGCAAATCGGCAATCGCATTGTGCTGACCTTTCAGGATGTGAACAGTGAACTTTCATCTGCAGCCTTTACAATCAGCGGAATTTTCAGAACCAATTCGGGTCCCCAGGACGAAAGAGTCGTATTCGTGAGATCTGATGATCTGAGTTCCATCCTGGCCGGGCAGCAGATTTATCATGAAATCGCCGTGATGCTGCAGAATGAAGAGATGAGCAATGAAGTCGCCTCCGACCTGAACAATCGCTTTGATGGGATATCCGCTGAAACATGGTATGAACTCTCTCCCGAGCTGCGGTATCTGAACGATTTTGGCAATACGATGACCGTATATATTATGATTGTTATTATGCTTGCGCTTGCATTCGGTATTCTGAATACCATGCTCATGGCCATATTCGAAAGGATGCGCGAACTTGGAATGCTCATGGCTGTGGGAATGAGTAAAACGCGAATCTTTTCTATGATTATGACAGAATCTGTTGTACTGACATTTCTCGCCGCCGCTGCCGGAATGGTTCTCGGCTATGTAAGTATCAATATGATGAGTGAAAACGGACTGGACCTGTCAGCGGTAGGGGGTGATTCATTGGCAGAATTTGGCTATGACTCTGTGATATATCCATTTGTTACCGGTGCTGACATTGTCAATACAGCGATAATTGTAATATTGACCGCCCTGCTTGCTGCCGTTTATCCGGCCATCAAGGCATTAAGCCTGAATCCGGGTGAAGTGGTGAGGGAATAA
- a CDS encoding S9 family peptidase, with the protein MSMRFLCLTALSLLFFLISLPADAQDVPESLTLKEIFHEPVIPGIRPQFRYFNATGDTLYFAWNDSSYYDTGLYKMALSGGDPVKADEEALPPRSIVSPNNRFMVYSEEGDLYVSRTDGSAARRIIATKERDVSPVWSPNSRKLAFIRSGDVWVTDVVTPQLIQVTSRDSDEPGFSIRGWAGSSRLILSQSDFSDSRTIYFPEYADEFVVPGASSRGIPDVTFFSAHIDSARIDTLLTGWNRSSAAGSYSGNFAVIDAADDSLKSREIIVYNFRDNSESILFEDTTDGWLSGTSIRFAPRTDRLLFTSEQSGWNHLYLANLLTGDVQQLTSGEFEITWSRWLDDQTILYVSNEADYGERHIFIHNLREGTARQLTSDDTYRYQFVLSPDNENLIYAKTDFNRPYDLYMIDLTAEDPEENQLTQSVPGSFYDYNWQDEQYVRFTGRDGETELSMSVLYPEGFDTRDSATEYPVVVFVHGAGSLQNVYKGWSNNYWREYMFNQYLLKHGYVVIEVDYRHSTGYGRKFREDVTNWMGKYETEDIVDGLDWVENHTDGALDLGRVGIYGGSYGGFMALYAVTAEPERFHAAAALRKVTNWRNYYYANPWYTLPRLGNPEEVPEHYDRSSPLTYASELQHPVILLHGLIDDNVGSQDAFQYAEELVQSGNTNFEMMIYPSERHGFSDPDSWYDEYFRIFQFFEEHLK; encoded by the coding sequence ATGTCCATGCGATTTCTTTGCCTGACAGCTTTATCACTGCTTTTTTTCCTGATTTCCTTACCCGCTGACGCACAGGATGTTCCTGAAAGCCTGACGTTAAAAGAGATTTTCCACGAACCTGTGATTCCGGGTATTCGTCCGCAGTTCAGGTATTTCAACGCAACCGGCGACACCCTTTATTTTGCATGGAATGACTCTTCATACTACGATACCGGGCTCTATAAAATGGCCTTGAGCGGCGGAGACCCCGTAAAAGCAGATGAAGAGGCACTTCCTCCAAGATCTATTGTCTCTCCGAATAACCGTTTCATGGTGTATTCCGAAGAGGGCGACTTGTACGTATCCCGTACAGATGGGTCTGCTGCTCGCAGGATTATCGCTACAAAAGAGCGCGATGTAAGTCCCGTTTGGTCTCCAAACAGCAGAAAACTGGCCTTTATCAGGTCGGGTGATGTTTGGGTGACGGACGTTGTAACTCCTCAACTGATTCAGGTTACATCGCGGGACAGCGATGAGCCCGGCTTTTCCATTCGCGGCTGGGCAGGAAGCAGCAGGCTCATTCTAAGTCAGTCGGACTTCTCCGATTCACGAACAATCTATTTCCCTGAATATGCGGATGAATTTGTGGTGCCCGGTGCGTCCAGCAGAGGCATTCCGGATGTCACCTTTTTTTCAGCTCACATCGATTCAGCCCGGATCGATACTCTGCTCACCGGATGGAACCGGTCTTCTGCGGCCGGCAGCTATTCAGGCAATTTTGCCGTAATTGATGCCGCAGACGACTCGCTTAAGAGCCGTGAGATCATTGTCTACAACTTTCGTGATAATTCCGAATCCATTCTTTTCGAAGACACCACGGACGGATGGCTGAGCGGCACGTCCATCCGGTTTGCCCCCCGTACCGACCGCCTTCTTTTTACCTCCGAACAGAGCGGGTGGAATCATCTCTATCTGGCAAACCTGCTCACCGGCGATGTTCAGCAGCTTACAAGCGGAGAGTTTGAAATTACATGGTCGCGCTGGCTGGATGATCAGACCATACTATATGTAAGCAATGAAGCCGATTACGGTGAACGCCATATATTCATACACAATCTGAGGGAAGGCACCGCACGGCAGCTTACTTCCGATGACACCTACAGGTATCAGTTCGTTCTCTCGCCCGACAATGAAAATCTGATCTATGCAAAGACCGATTTCAACCGGCCGTATGACCTCTATATGATCGACCTCACGGCTGAAGATCCGGAAGAAAATCAGCTGACTCAATCCGTGCCCGGATCCTTTTACGACTACAACTGGCAGGATGAGCAGTATGTACGATTTACCGGCCGCGATGGAGAAACGGAACTCTCCATGTCGGTACTCTATCCGGAAGGCTTCGACACAAGGGATTCAGCAACCGAGTACCCGGTTGTGGTTTTTGTTCACGGCGCAGGCTCTCTTCAGAATGTGTACAAGGGCTGGTCGAACAATTACTGGCGCGAGTACATGTTCAACCAGTATCTGCTGAAGCACGGATACGTAGTGATTGAAGTGGACTACAGGCACAGTACCGGTTATGGCCGCAAATTCCGTGAAGACGTCACCAACTGGATGGGTAAATATGAAACCGAAGATATCGTGGATGGCCTTGACTGGGTGGAGAATCATACGGATGGCGCACTCGATCTCGGCCGGGTTGGGATTTATGGTGGAAGCTATGGAGGATTTATGGCACTTTATGCCGTAACAGCTGAACCGGAGCGGTTTCATGCCGCAGCTGCGCTCAGAAAAGTTACCAACTGGAGGAATTACTATTATGCCAATCCCTGGTACACGCTGCCGCGACTGGGAAATCCGGAGGAGGTGCCTGAACATTATGATCGCAGCTCACCGCTCACCTATGCGTCCGAACTGCAGCATCCCGTTATCCTGCTCCACGGGCTTATCGATGACAACGTGGGTTCGCAGGATGCCTTTCAGTATGCTGAGGAGCTGGTTCAGAGCGGCAACACTAATTTTGAGATGATGATTTATCCATCCGAACGGCACGGCTTTTCCGACCCGGATTCGTGGTATGACGAGTATTTCCGGATCTTTCAATTTTTTGAGGAGCATTTGAAGTAA
- a CDS encoding diacylglycerol/lipid kinase family protein, which yields MEKSPTSVCFILNPAADKSRSARHAAWLRRQAEQRWHRFEVVLSTPDEPMKELAAKKAAEFDVIVACGGDGTVHQVVNGIAGIGTGFAVLPVGTGNDFAKSLNLPESREAILDLIQKNKFQNADLIRFKGDSEGWCVNTLGIGLDGLANHYSKSFHRIKGFIIYVMGALKASFKFRGALFSITSGPEKKDLSGEFLMVTVCNGKWEGGTFYIAPGATLFDGRADLVTVDKISVPKILLYMSCFKNGPATWMNALNTQKVTSLNVHAETAVAVHADGEQLGTEIHNLYITVERGILPVIAGH from the coding sequence ATGGAAAAAAGCCCAACCTCCGTCTGTTTTATTCTGAACCCCGCAGCCGATAAAAGCCGGTCGGCCCGGCATGCAGCATGGCTCCGAAGGCAGGCGGAGCAGCGATGGCACAGATTTGAAGTCGTTCTTTCAACACCGGATGAGCCGATGAAGGAGCTTGCCGCAAAAAAAGCGGCCGAATTTGATGTGATCGTGGCCTGCGGGGGCGACGGTACGGTTCACCAGGTGGTAAACGGAATTGCGGGTATCGGAACGGGATTTGCCGTTCTGCCGGTGGGTACGGGCAATGATTTTGCCAAATCACTGAATCTTCCTGAAAGCCGCGAAGCCATTCTGGATCTCATCCAAAAAAATAAATTTCAGAATGCAGACCTTATACGATTTAAAGGGGATTCGGAGGGCTGGTGCGTCAACACGCTGGGAATTGGATTGGACGGACTGGCAAATCACTACTCAAAATCCTTTCACCGGATAAAAGGATTCATCATCTACGTCATGGGAGCATTAAAAGCATCGTTCAAGTTCCGCGGTGCGCTGTTTTCTATAACTTCCGGACCCGAAAAAAAGGATCTCTCCGGTGAATTTTTAATGGTAACGGTGTGCAATGGGAAATGGGAAGGCGGCACTTTCTATATTGCGCCCGGGGCAACCCTTTTCGATGGCCGGGCGGATCTGGTGACGGTGGACAAGATATCCGTTCCAAAAATTTTGCTCTATATGTCCTGTTTTAAAAATGGTCCTGCAACTTGGATGAACGCTTTGAATACGCAAAAAGTAACATCACTTAACGTTCATGCAGAAACAGCTGTGGCTGTTCACGCAGACGGGGAGCAGCTGGGAACGGAGATTCACAATCTTTACATAACCGTTGAGAGGGGTATTCTGCCGGTCATTGCAGGTCACTGA
- a CDS encoding aminotransferase class I/II-fold pyridoxal phosphate-dependent enzyme — protein MDLFDKLEGRPGPLGAFTSDGYGYYTFPKLEGPIGPEMKFNGKDMVVWSVNDYLSVGNHPHIREVDKKAAEQYGFSNPMGARLMTGNSNEHEALERELSDFMHKPKSLLLNYGYQGIMSVIHALVDRNDFLIYDELSHACIVDGKQLAMAEKSVFKHNDMESLEKQLKRAVSKMKPNSSILVVTEGVFGMTGDLGKLREIIALKEKYPFRLLVDDAHGFGTLGHDGSGAGTQLGCHDGIDIYFGTFAKAVALIGAFIATEPRVIEFLKANTRSQIFAKSLPTALVISARERLKLIRQNPQWREKLWENTRKLREGLINIGYNVLPSESPVTPVLTAGSTDLCQTIMREMREEHGVFVSGVAYPVVPKGVVLIRLIPMAGHTDAHIEKTLAAFEAIKPIALKKPAFEENVTV, from the coding sequence ATGGATCTTTTTGATAAGCTGGAAGGTCGCCCCGGACCTCTGGGAGCATTTACATCCGACGGTTACGGATATTACACATTCCCAAAACTTGAGGGTCCCATTGGCCCTGAAATGAAGTTCAACGGCAAGGATATGGTTGTCTGGAGTGTAAACGACTACCTCAGTGTAGGGAATCACCCCCATATCCGTGAAGTCGACAAAAAAGCAGCTGAACAATACGGCTTCAGTAACCCCATGGGTGCACGGCTGATGACCGGAAATTCGAATGAGCATGAGGCCCTCGAACGCGAGCTTTCCGATTTCATGCACAAGCCAAAATCCCTCCTTCTCAATTACGGATACCAGGGGATAATGAGCGTGATTCATGCGCTCGTCGACCGCAATGATTTCCTGATTTACGACGAGCTCAGCCACGCCTGTATCGTAGATGGCAAGCAACTGGCCATGGCTGAAAAGTCTGTATTCAAGCACAATGACATGGAGAGCCTCGAAAAACAGCTCAAACGCGCTGTCTCCAAAATGAAGCCCAATTCATCCATACTGGTCGTAACCGAAGGTGTGTTCGGTATGACAGGCGATTTGGGCAAACTCAGGGAGATTATTGCCCTGAAAGAAAAGTATCCGTTCAGGCTCCTCGTGGATGATGCACACGGTTTTGGTACGCTCGGCCATGACGGCTCAGGCGCCGGAACCCAGCTGGGCTGCCACGATGGCATTGACATCTATTTTGGAACCTTTGCAAAAGCGGTTGCGCTCATCGGTGCTTTTATTGCTACGGAACCCCGCGTTATTGAATTTTTGAAGGCCAACACCCGAAGCCAGATTTTTGCCAAATCGCTTCCAACGGCGCTTGTGATATCTGCAAGAGAGCGTCTGAAACTGATTCGGCAGAATCCGCAGTGGAGAGAAAAACTTTGGGAAAATACTCGCAAGTTGCGTGAGGGTCTGATTAATATCGGGTATAATGTCCTCCCATCCGAAAGTCCGGTCACACCCGTTCTAACAGCAGGCAGTACGGATCTTTGCCAGACCATCATGCGTGAAATGCGCGAAGAGCACGGCGTGTTTGTCAGCGGTGTAGCATACCCGGTTGTACCCAAAGGCGTGGTTCTTATTCGCCTTATTCCAATGGCGGGTCACACCGATGCACACATTGAAAAAACCCTGGCTGCATTTGAAGCGATCAAACCCATTGCGCTTAAGAAACCGGCTTTCGAAGAAAATGTTACAGTCTGA